The following proteins are co-located in the Syngnathus scovelli strain Florida chromosome 5, RoL_Ssco_1.2, whole genome shotgun sequence genome:
- the crebbpa gene encoding CREB-binding protein isoform X1: MAENLLDVGPPSSKRPKLSSPALSASDGPDLGSLSWDDLENDLPDELIPNGGDLSLMGGMPTNGGTAPGSGGPGGTTTVPDAAAKHKQLSELLRAGSTSTMTGVGLSPQPGSMGPQLGTPMGKSPLGQGSPNNHPSPQAQKAGTPTGVAGQNNNASTMSLNSPGFNQALMNNSQGHSGLLTQSGQPQPGQVMNGGLGPGAGRGRGAGVVGMQYQGQSMQGAASGASSALADTLTQGGQQMAAHAAQQASNMNKIGLGSNGGPFVAQAYGQAAAGPGQQLNPQQQLQNKSALANNLPPFPNELKGAAVNSVPNMQPQLQAAMLPLAGGGGVAVPSAGPTADPEKRKLIQQQLVLLLHAHKCQRREQANGEVRACALPHCRTMKNVLNHMTHCQAGKSCQVAHCASSRQIISHWKNCTRHDCPVCLPLKNASDKRTQQPMLSSPNTSLQNSMSTVGVGQSSAPTINTSTPIDPSSMQRAYAALGLPYGSQATGQAQSQQVSGPGQPTGAQNVQAQLPQQMRSINALGNQMALTGAAMGVTSSEQSNLHTDSLPNTLNTNNQLLSDGSGVGSLGNLPTAAPISSTGTRKAWHEHVTQDLRNHLVHKLVQAIFPTPDPAALKDRRMENLVAYARKVEGDMYESANSRDEYYHFLAEKIYKIQKELEEKRRSRLQKQIINQAPMAAQGAQQPGLPQPNPLGPRPQNGPNPLPNMPNQIMNRMQVSQGINQFNHMALPNAQMSQTTMGARAASPMNHPQQMNMSSVPAVGMSPSRMPQAQGMITGHNSGNMVGQTASQGQFMAQTQFPPGSTAVSATGAMNVTLAAGMGQPPAQAAVTQQQQQPSANLPMNALGPSLGPQLASSQTPLHSTPPPATSSASTAGAGTNLPLPQSSSRSATPTLSGLASVQGVTPSCPTQPQTQVEIPSSAQTQPPPQPLPQPPTTPLSQPGPSLDNRVPTPASAASADLHSQHVAADLPVKEVKTEPHTDKLEFEAAGGKIEPKMETDEDSSSSLVKKEETEEKQETMEVEEKKMELKTEPKKEEVEGTNRTTSSSPSRKKVFKPEELRQALMPTLESLYRQDSESLPFRQPVDPMLLCIPDYFDIVKNPIDLSTIKRKLDTGQYQDPWQYVDDVWLMFNNAWLYNRKTSRVYKCCSKLAEVFEAEIDPVMQSLGYCCGRKFEFSPQTLCCYGKQLCTIPTGGTYYSYQNRYHFCEKCFNEIQGESVTLGDDPAQPQTMISKDQFEKKKNDVLEPEPFVECKDCGRKMHQICVLHYEVIWPSGFICDNCLKKSGKTRKDNKFSAKRLQSTRLGMYIEDRVNKFLKRQNHPEAGEVFVRVVASSDKTVEVKQGMKARFVDTGEMPETFPYRTKALFAFEEIDGVDVCFFGMHVQEYGSECPFPNTRRVYISYLDSIHFFKPRVLRTAVYHEILIGYLEYAKKLGYAQGHIWACPPSEGDDYIFHCHPPEQKIPKPKRLQDWYRKMLDKAFGERILHDYKDIFKQATEDRLTSANELPYFEGDFWPNVLEESIKELEQEEEERKKEENTAASETPEGTPSDSKNAKKKNNKKTNKNKSSMSRANKKKPGMPNVANDLSQKLYATMEKHKEVFFVIHLHSGPMVNTLPPIIDPDPLLSCDLMDGRDAFLTLARDKHWEFSSLRRCKWSTMCMLVELHNQGQDRFVYTCNECKHHVETRWHCTVCEDFDLCINCYNAKGHEHQMVKWGLGLDDDSNSQSGEASKSPQESRRLSIQRCIQSLVHACQCRNANCSLPSCQKMKRVVQHTKCCKRKTNGGCPVCKQLIALCCYHAKNCQENKCPVPFCLNIKHKLRHQQLQHRLQQAHLMKRRMATMQGRTMPLPSPPASAAPTTPTSHTQPNTPQTPQQSLSSQPQTPNSAGVMSPSFPSAPRNGQPQAAVPQGKPGPQASPLHQQPSPVPQPPQPQQMQQQQQQQQQQPPLAAVKMARHIELMAQAQQNQQNYLVNMNGLPMNPQQPQQRMAGPMQATMQMVPGPRGPQVMQPNMAPGQWPGPAGPIQAAQTQQQGLVPGQNPQQAMTMQRTMMAPGQQPPGQRMLIPQQPGARPQAPQRPGAIAPNALQDLLRTLKSPSSPQQQQQVLNILKSNPQLMAAFIKQRTAKYHANQPQQPGQQPGLPTMQTMAMPGGTVQRPGMPSQQSQQPPAQGMAAMGAQGQVMNATHNTNPQIQELYRRQLLRQQQQQQQQQQQQQQQQQPQQQQGVMPQGHPGQFPAQAQGTAATYSQLRMQQQQMQAMQAGAGAAGGPMGQLPSMAQMAQSGMGMDPAQKMLHQRMLQQQQQQQQQQQQQQQQQQQQQQQQQQQQQQQQQQQQQQQQQQQQQQQQQQQQQQQQQQPQQPPLQQQQQQPLQQQQPLQQQQQQPLQQQQQQPLQQQPLQQQQQQPLQQQQQPLQQQQQPLQQQQQQPLPQQQQQQLPQQQAVLKQQMASPAQPSPMSPQTHLLAGQPSLANSLSNQVRSPAPVQSPRPPSQPPPHSSPSPQIQNQPQPSPQHPPPSHSSSPHHGLGGPLSGSMEQGHLGTPEQSAMLPQLNPPNRGVLNSDLSMVGDATGDTLEKFVEGL, encoded by the exons ATTGGCCTGGGTAGCAATGGGGGTCCATTTGTGGCTCAGGCCTATGGACAGGCTGCTGCAGGCCCTGGCCAGCAGCTCAACCCTCAGCAGCAGCTCCAGAACAAGTCGGCCCTTGCCAACAATCTACCACCTTTCCCAAATGAACTCAAGGGGGCAGCTGTCAACAGTGTGCCAAACATG CAGCCACAGCTACAGGCAGCCATGTTGCCACTGGCCGGCGGCGGAGGTGTGGCAGTGCCTTCAGCGGGTCCAACAGCCGACCCAGAGAAGCGCAAGCTGATCCAGCAGCAGCTGGTCCTGCTGCTCCATGCACACAAGTGCCAGCGAAGGGAGCAGGCCAATGGGGAGGTGCGGGCCTGTGCCCTACCTCACTGTCGCACCATGAAGAACGTCCTCAACCACATGACCCACTGCCAAGCTGGGAAGTCATGCCAGG TGGCTCACTGTGCATCGTCCAGACAAATAATCTCCCACTGGAAGAATTGCACACGGCATGACTGTCCGGTCTGCCTGCCGCTGAAGAACGCTAGTGACAAGCGCACACAGCAGC CCATGCTGAGTTCCCCCAATACAAGTCTCCAAAATTCCATGTCTACGGTTGGTGTGGGCCAGTCGAGTGCCCCTACCATCAATACCTCAACCCCCATTGACCCCAGCTCCATGCAGAGAGCTTACGCAGCACTTGGGCTGCCTTATGGTAGCCAAGCCACTGGGCAGGCCCAGTCCCAGCAGGTCTCAGGTCCAGGGCAGCCTACAGGTGCACAGAATGTTCAGGCCCAGCTTCCTCAACAGATGCGATCCATCAATGCACTTG GTAACCAGATGGCCCTTACAGGTGCTGCAATGGGTGTGACGTCTTCAGAACAGTCCAATCTGCATACTGATTCTCTACCCAACACACTCAACACTAACAA TCAGCTGTTGTCAGATGGTTCAGGTGTAGGCTCATTGGGCAACCTACCCACAGCAGCACCCATCTCCTCCACTGGCACTCGGAAAGCCTGGCATGAGCATGTCACCCAGGACTTGCGCAATCACCTCGTACACAAACT AGTGCAAGCCATATTTCCTACCCCTGACCCGGCAGCATTGAAGGACAGACGGATGGAGAACCTAGTTGCTTATGCTAGAAAGGTGGAGGGGGACATGTACGAGTCAGCAAATAGCCGG GATGAATACTATCACTTCCTtgcggaaaaaatatataaaatccaAAAGGAACTGGAAGAGAAGCGGCGCTCGCGGCTACAGAAACAGATTATCAATCAGGCACCCATGGCTGCCCAGGGTGCCCAGCAACCAGGTCTCCCACAGCCCAACCCCTTGGGCCCTAGGCCACAGA ATGGACCTAATCCTCTGCCCAACATGCCAAATCAAATCATGAACCGCATGCAGGTTTCACAAG GAATCAACCAATTTAATCACATGGCTCTGCCCAATGCTCAAATGTCGCAAACAACGATGGGGGCTCGCGctgcctctccaatgaaccaccCTCAACAAATGAACATGAGCTCCGTTCCAGCG GTGGGAATGTCACCCTCCCGGATGCCTCAAGCCCAGGGTATGATCACTGGTCACAACAGTGGCAACATGGTGGGCCAGACAGCAAGCCAGGGACAGTTTATGGCTCAGACTCAGTTCCCTCCTGGATCGACTGCCGTCTCTGCAACAGGGGCAATGAATGTCACATTGGCAGCTGGGATGGGTCAGCcaccagcacaggctgctgttaCTCAG cagcaacagcagccgaGTGCTAACCTCCCCATGAATGCACTTGGTCCCTCGCTGGGCCCTCAGCTAGCCTCTTCCCAAACCCCCTTGCACTCAACTCCTCCTCCTGCGACCTCCTCCGCCTCCACGGCTGGGGCGGGCACTAACCTGCCCCTCCCTCAGTCCTCCAGCCGTAGTGCCACTCCCACCTTGTCTGGCCTTGCGTCTGTCCAAGGTGTCACCCCATCCTGCCCAACTCAGCCCCAAACACAAGTGGAGATCCCCTCATCAGCACAGACGCAGCCCCCGCCTCAGCCCTTGCCTCAGCCCCCCACCACACCG CTGTCTCAACCAGGGCCTAGCCTGGATAACCGGGTGCCCACGCCGGCCTCAGCTGCTAGTGCGGACCTGCACTCGCAGCATGTTGCAGCTGACCTGCCTGTCAAGGAGGTCAAAACAGAGCCACACACTGACAAGCTTGAGTTTGAGGCCGCTGGCGGCAAAATTGAACCCAAAATGGAG ACTGATGAAGACTCGAGTTCCTCGTTGGTGAAGAAGGAGGAGACGGAGGAAAAGCAAGAGACAATGGAAGTAGAGGAGAAAAAGATGGAACTGAAGACAGAGCCTAAAAAAGAGGAAGTGGAAGGAACCAACAGAACAACCTCCTCTTCGCCCTCTCGGAAGAAAG TCTTCAAGCCGGAGGAGTTGCGGCAGGCTCTGATGCCAACGTTGGAATCGCTCTATAGGCAGGATTCCGAGTCGTTGCCCTTCAGACAGCCAGTAGACCCGATGCTCCTGTGTATTCCA GACTACTTTGACATCGTTAAAAATCCAATAGATCTGTCCACAATCAAACGCAAACTGGACACAGGCCAGTACCaggatccatggcaatacgttgaTGATGTCTGGCTGATGTTCAACAATGCGTGGCTGTACAACCGCAAGACATCCCGCGTGTACAAGTGTTGCTCCAAGCTGGCCGAGGTTTTTGAGGCCGAGATTGACCCCGTCATGCAAAGCCTGGGTTACTGCTGCGGGAGGAAG TTTGAGTTTTCCCCACAAACCCTCTGTTGTTACGGGAAACAGCTCTGCACCATCCCAACTGGAGGCACATATTACAGTTACCAGAACAG GTACCATTTTTGTGAGAAGTGCTTCAATGAGATTCAGGGAGAGAGTGTGACATTAGGGGATGATCCTGCACAGCCACAGAC GATGATATCAAAAGACCAgtttgaaaaaaagaagaacGATGTACTGGAACCTGAGCC GTTTGTTGAATGTAAAGATTGTGGACGGAAGATGCATCAGATATGTGTCTTGCACTATGAGGTTATTTGGCCATCTGG ATTCATCTGTGATAACTGCTTGAAGAAGAGTGGAAAAACACGGAAGGATAACAAGTTCTCAGCAAAAA GGTTACAGTCAACACGACTCGGAATGTATATAGAGGATCGTGTGAATAAATTCTTGAAGAGACAGAACCACCCGGAAGCTGGAGAGGTGTTTGTGCGAGTGGTTGCAAGCTCTGACAAAACGGTGGAGGTTAAACAAGGCATGAAAGCGAG GTTTGTGGATACGGGTGAGATGCCAGAGACCTTTCCCTACAGAACCAAAGCACTTTTTGCCTTTGAAGAGATTGATGGCGTCGATGTATGCTTCTTTGGCATGCATGTCCAGGAGTACGGCTCTGAATGCCCGTTCCCCAACACTAG ACGAGTCTACATATCATACCTTGACAGTATTCACTTTTTCAAACCTCGAGTTTTGAGAACAGCGGTGTACCATGAGATCCTAATCGGCTATCTGGAATATGCCAAGAAACTCGG CTATGCTCAAGGTCACATTTGGGCGTGTCCACCAAGTGAGGGAGATGACTACATCTTCCACTGTCACCCTCCCGAGCAGAAGATTCCCAAACCTAAGAGGCTTCAGGACTGGTATCGGAAAATGCTGGACAAGGCCTTCGGAGAAAGAATCTTGCACGACTACAAG GATATTTTCAAACAGGCAACTGAGGACCGTCTGACCAGCGCCAATGAGTTGCCCTATTTCGAAGGAGACTTCTGGCCCAATGTTCTGGAAGAAAGTATCAAGGAGCTcgagcaggaggaggaagagagaaaaaaagaggagAACACAGCTGCTTCTGAAACGCCAGAG GGTACCCCAAGTGACAGCAAAAATGctaagaagaaaaacaacaagaagacaaataaaaacaaaagcagcatGAGTCGAGCTAACAAGAAGAAGCCCGGAATGCCGAATGTAGCGAATGATTTGTCCCAGAAGCTTTATGCTACCATGGAGAAGCACAAAGAG GTGTTCTTTGTAATCCACCTCCACTCCGGCCCCATGGTCAACACTTTGCCCCCGATTATCGACCCGGACCCCTTGCTCTCCTGTGACCTGATGGATGGCCGTGATGCTTTCCTGACTTTGGCCAGGGACAAACATTGGGAGTTCAGCTCTCTCAGGAGATGCAAGTGGAGCACCATGTGTATGCTCGTTGAGCTGCACAACCAGGGACAAGACCGCTTTGTGTACACTTGCAATGAATGCAAGCATCACGTCGAGACACGTTGGCACTGCACAGTGTGCGAG GACTTCGACCTTTGTATTAATTGTTATAATGCAAAGGGTCATGAGCACCAGATGGTGAAATGGGGTCTCggcttggatgatgacagcaacAGCCAGAGTGGCGAGGCCTCAAAGAGCCCACAGGAAAGCCGGCGGTTGAGCATCCAGCGTTGCATCCAGTCTCTCGTCCACGCTTGTCAGTGCCGCAACGCCAACTGTTCTCTGCCGTCCTGCCAGAAGATGAAGAGAGTGGTGCAGCACACCAAGTGTTGCAAGCGGAAAACAAACGGTGGCTGTCCTGTGTGCAAGCAGCTTATTGCTCTATGCTGTTACCATGCAAAGAACTGTCAGGAGAATAAGTGTCCGGTGCCGTTCTGCCTGAATATCAAGCACAAGCTTCGCCACCAGCAGCTGCAACACAGACTCCAGCAAGCTCACTTAATGAAGAGAAGAATGGCTACCATGCAAGGCAGAACCATGCCACTACCGTCCCCGCCGGCGTCAGCTGCTCCAACAACTCCCACTTCCCATACCCAGCCCAACACACCCCAGACGCCACAGCAGTCACTGTCCAGTCAGCCTCAGACCCCCAACTCTGCAGGTGTCATGTCGCCCTCGTTCCCCAGCGCACCTCGAAACGGACAGCCTCAAGCAGCTGTGCCCCAGGGTAAGCCAGGGCCCCAAGCCTCCCCTCTGCATCAGCAACCGTCCCCTGTTCCACAGCCACCTCAGCCGCAAcaaatgcagcagcagcagcagcagcagcagcagcagcctcctCTCGCTGCTGTCAAGATGGCACGCCACATTGAGTTGATGGCACAGGCCCAACAGAACCAGCAGAACTATCTGGTCAACATGAATGGCTTGCCCATGAACCCCCAGCAGCCACAGCAGCGTATGGCAGGACCGATGCAAGCAACCATGCAGATGGTACCAGGACCTCGGGGACCACAGGTCATGCAACCAAACATGGCCCCAGGTCAATGGCCTGGACCTGCCGGGCCCATACAGGCTGCACAAACTCAACAGCAAGGTCTTGTTCCAGGCCAGAACCCCCAACAGGCCATGACCATGCAGCGAACCATGATGGCCCCTGGACAGCAACCTCCGGGCCAGAGGATGCTCATTCCACAGCAGCCTGGTGCAAGGCCACAGGCACCACAGAGACCTGGTGCCATAGCCCCCAATGCTCTTCAGGATCTTCTCCGTACCCTCAAGTCTCCCAGCTCacctcagcagcaacagcaagtCCTCAACATCCTCAAATCAAACCCTCAGCTAATGGCTGCCTTCATCAAACAACGAACAGCCAAGTACCACGCCAACCAACCGCAGCAGCCCGGTCAGCAGCCAGGTTTGCCCACAATGCAGACCATGGCCATGCCGGGAGGCACTGTGCAGAGGCCAGGGATGCCATCTCAACAGTCTCAGCAGCCTCCTGCTCAGGGTATGGCAGCGATGGGGGCTCAAGGGCAGGTGATGAACGCAACACATAACACCAATCCGCAGATTCAAGAGCTCTATCGTCGGCAACTGTtaagacagcagcagcagcagcaacaacagcaacaacagcaacagcaacagcagcaaccgCAACAGCAACAGGGAGTGATGCCTCAGGGACACCCTGGCCAGTTCCCTGCCCAGGCTCAGGGCACAGCAGCTACGTACTCGCAGCTCCGCATGCAACAACAGCAGATGCAAGCCATGCAAGCAGGCGCAGGAGCAGCTGGCGGCCCAATGGGCCAGCTACCATCCATGGCTCAGATGGCTCAGTCGGGCATGGGAATGGACCCTGCTCAAAAAATGCTCCATCAACGaatgctgcagcagcagcagcaacagcagcagcaacagcagcagcaacagcagcagcaacagcagcagcaacagcagcagcaacagcagcagcagcaacagcagcaacagcaacagcaacaacagcaacagcaacaacagcaacagcaacaacaacaacaacaacaacaacaacagcagcagccgcagcagccgccgctgcaacaacagcagcagcagccgctgcaacaacagcagccgctgcaacaacagcagcagcagccgctgcaacaacagcaacaacagccGCTGCAACAGCAACCgctgcaacaacagcagcagcagccgctgcaacaacagcagcagccgctgcaacaacagcagcagccgctgcaacaacaacagcagcagccgctgccgcagcagcagcaacagcagcttcCTCAGCAGCAGGCCGTCCTCAAGCAGCAGATGGCTTCTCCCGCACAGCCCAGCCCCATGAGTCCGCAGACCCACCTGCTTGCTGGCCAGCCCTCCCTCGCCAACAGTCTCAGCAACCAAGTCCGCTCTCCTGCCCCTGTTCAATCCCCACGTCCACCCTCGCAGCCACCACCACATTCCAGTCCCTCGCCGCAGATCCAGAACCAGCCCCAGCCCTCACCGCAGCACCCGCCTCCATCCCACTCCAGttccccccaccatggacttggGGGCCCACTGTCTGGGTCCATGGAACAGGGACACCTGGGGACACCAGAACAAAGCGCCATGCTACCCCAGCTCAATCCTCCTAACCGAGGGGTACTAAATAGCGACTTGAGCATGGTGGGAGATGCTACAGGAGACACTCTAGAGAAGTTTGTGGAGGGATTGTAG